In Micromonospora sp. LH3U1, one genomic interval encodes:
- the ftsY gene encoding signal recognition particle-docking protein FtsY, whose product MAEYLVLVLVLLGVLIAGTVGLVVPRLRRRPEPPLPRTEVDTRAEEDLAGPPVEATESDLSTGVLVEPPPVIEAPAVEVPEPTAGRLVRLRSRLSRSQNVFGKGLLGLLARDHLDEDVWEEIEDSLITADVGVDATRDIVDRLRERTKVLGTRSASELRALLAAELVNALDPSLDRSLRTAPKDGVPAVVLVVGVNGAGKTTTCGKIARVLVADGRTVLLGAADTFRAAAADQLETWGSRVGAETVRGPEAADPASVAFDAVKRGIDTGVDTVLIDTAGRLQNKVGLMDELGKVKRVVEKQGPIDETLLILDATTGQNGLEQARVFTDVVNVTGVVLTKLDGTAKGGIVIAVQRKLGIPVKLVGLGEGKDDLAPFDPAQFVDALLGTEATGRDA is encoded by the coding sequence ATGGCCGAATATCTCGTCCTCGTATTGGTCCTGCTCGGTGTGCTGATCGCCGGCACAGTCGGGCTGGTCGTGCCGCGATTGCGGCGGCGGCCCGAGCCTCCGTTGCCACGCACCGAGGTCGACACCAGGGCTGAGGAAGATCTCGCCGGCCCGCCGGTCGAGGCAACGGAGTCCGATCTGTCCACCGGCGTCCTGGTCGAACCGCCGCCGGTGATCGAGGCGCCCGCCGTGGAGGTGCCCGAGCCGACCGCCGGGCGGCTGGTCCGGCTCCGCTCGCGGTTGTCCCGCTCGCAGAACGTCTTCGGCAAGGGCCTGCTCGGTCTGCTCGCCCGCGACCACCTCGACGAGGACGTCTGGGAGGAGATCGAGGACAGCCTGATCACCGCCGACGTCGGCGTCGACGCCACCCGGGACATCGTCGACCGGCTCCGTGAGCGCACCAAGGTGCTCGGCACCCGCTCGGCCTCCGAGCTGCGGGCACTGCTCGCCGCCGAGTTGGTCAACGCGCTCGACCCGAGCCTGGACCGGTCGTTGCGGACCGCCCCGAAGGACGGCGTGCCGGCGGTGGTCCTGGTCGTCGGCGTCAACGGCGCCGGCAAGACCACCACCTGCGGCAAGATCGCCCGGGTGCTGGTGGCCGACGGCCGCACGGTGCTGCTCGGCGCCGCGGACACCTTCCGGGCCGCCGCCGCCGACCAGCTGGAGACCTGGGGCTCGCGCGTCGGTGCGGAAACCGTCCGTGGGCCCGAGGCCGCTGACCCGGCCAGCGTCGCCTTCGACGCGGTCAAGCGCGGCATCGACACCGGCGTGGACACCGTGCTCATCGACACCGCCGGCCGCCTGCAGAACAAGGTCGGCCTGATGGACGAGCTGGGCAAGGTCAAGCGCGTGGTGGAGAAGCAGGGCCCGATCGACGAGACACTGCTCATCCTGGACGCCACAACAGGGCAGAACGGCCTGGAACAGGCCCGGGTCTTCACCGATGTGGTCAACGTGACCGGCGTGGTGCTGACCAAGCTCGACGGCACCGCCAAGGGCGGCATCGTGATCGCCGTGCAGCGCAAACTCGGCATCCCCGTGAAGCTGGTCGGCCTCGGCGAAGGCAAGGATGACCTGGCCCCGTTCGACCCGGCGCAGTTCGTTGACGCGTTGCTGGGGACCGAGGCCACCGGACGGGACGCGTAG
- a CDS encoding MarR family winged helix-turn-helix transcriptional regulator, with amino-acid sequence MDEHLPEPIRAVEHELTALLRRGRAVSWEIAREVHPNLEPNTYGLLLWLRRSGSIRLTELAARLGVGKGTLSRQINGLEALGLVRRDPDPSDRRAAKIRFTEEGQRRFDAARSARVGEFLRTLNDWPARDVEEFARLLGRFNDTRK; translated from the coding sequence GTGGATGAGCACCTGCCGGAACCAATCCGGGCGGTCGAGCACGAGTTGACCGCTCTGCTGCGTCGTGGGCGGGCGGTTTCCTGGGAGATCGCCCGGGAGGTACACCCGAACCTTGAGCCGAACACCTACGGGTTGTTGCTCTGGTTGCGACGCAGCGGCTCGATCCGGTTGACCGAGTTGGCGGCGCGGCTCGGTGTGGGCAAGGGGACGCTGAGCCGGCAGATCAACGGGTTGGAAGCGCTCGGTCTGGTCCGCCGCGACCCCGATCCGAGCGATCGGCGGGCCGCGAAGATCAGGTTCACCGAGGAGGGCCAGCGCCGGTTCGATGCCGCCCGGTCGGCACGGGTGGGAGAGTTTCTGCGGACCCTGAACGACTGGCCGGCCCGGGACGTCGAGGAGTTCGCCCGGCTTCTCGGCCGGTTCAACGACACCCGGAAGTGA
- a CDS encoding ammonium transporter, protein MPEAPTIDGANTTWLLVSTALVLLMTPGLALFYGGLNRAKGVLNMMMMSFSAIGLISILWWFYGFSVAFGADVNGLWGDPGTYLGTKTFLAETDLWGATAENPSGIGIPLYVFMAFQMVFAVITVALISGAIADRAKFAGWLLFAFGWATLVYFPVAHWVWGGGFIGADIHALDFAGGTAVHINAGAAALAVALVLGKRLGWPREGMKPHNIPLVALGAGLLWFGWFGFNAGSELTVDSVAGLAFINTQLATAAAVLGWIAVEWIKSRKPTMVGASSGAVAGLVAITPACGFIAPWAAVLLGIVAGIVCALAVSLKYKLGYDDSLDVVGVHFVGGWIGSLWLGLFATNSVNAAISDVVGASDGLFYGGGLTQLGRQALAGLVVTVWSFGVAWVLAFVIEKTIGFRVKGEDEVEGIDIAEHAESSYDLSPAGGGTGSAFAMAGIGTPGGGGAKPEADSAEPVSEKVAG, encoded by the coding sequence GTGCCTGAAGCACCGACGATCGACGGCGCCAATACCACGTGGCTGCTGGTTTCGACCGCGCTCGTGCTGCTCATGACCCCGGGACTGGCGCTGTTCTACGGCGGCCTCAACCGGGCCAAGGGCGTACTCAACATGATGATGATGAGCTTCTCCGCCATCGGGCTCATCTCTATTCTGTGGTGGTTCTACGGATTCAGCGTCGCCTTCGGGGCTGACGTGAACGGACTCTGGGGCGACCCCGGCACGTACCTCGGCACCAAGACCTTCCTCGCCGAGACCGACCTGTGGGGTGCCACGGCGGAGAACCCCAGCGGCATCGGGATTCCGCTCTACGTGTTCATGGCCTTCCAGATGGTCTTCGCGGTGATCACCGTCGCGCTGATCAGTGGTGCCATCGCCGACCGGGCCAAGTTCGCCGGCTGGCTGCTGTTCGCCTTCGGCTGGGCCACCCTGGTCTACTTCCCGGTCGCCCACTGGGTGTGGGGCGGCGGCTTCATCGGCGCCGACATCCACGCGCTCGACTTCGCCGGTGGCACCGCGGTGCACATCAACGCCGGTGCGGCGGCCCTGGCCGTGGCCCTGGTGCTCGGCAAGCGGCTCGGTTGGCCGCGTGAGGGCATGAAGCCGCACAACATCCCGCTGGTCGCGCTCGGCGCGGGTCTGCTGTGGTTCGGCTGGTTCGGGTTCAACGCCGGCTCGGAGTTGACCGTCGACTCGGTCGCCGGCCTCGCCTTCATCAACACCCAGCTCGCCACGGCGGCGGCGGTGCTCGGCTGGATCGCGGTCGAGTGGATCAAGTCGCGTAAGCCGACCATGGTCGGTGCCTCGTCCGGCGCGGTTGCCGGCCTGGTCGCCATCACCCCGGCCTGTGGTTTCATCGCACCCTGGGCCGCGGTCCTGCTCGGCATCGTCGCCGGCATCGTCTGCGCGCTCGCCGTCAGCCTCAAGTACAAGCTCGGCTACGACGATTCGCTCGACGTGGTCGGCGTGCACTTCGTCGGCGGCTGGATCGGCTCGCTCTGGCTCGGCCTCTTCGCCACCAACTCGGTCAACGCGGCGATCAGCGACGTGGTGGGTGCCTCCGACGGTCTCTTCTACGGCGGCGGCCTCACCCAGCTCGGGCGGCAGGCCCTTGCCGGCCTGGTCGTCACCGTATGGTCGTTCGGCGTCGCCTGGGTGCTCGCCTTCGTCATCGAGAAGACGATCGGCTTCCGCGTCAAGGGTGAGGACGAGGTCGAGGGCATCGACATCGCCGAGCACGCCGAGAGCAGCTACGACCTGTCCCCGGCGGGCGGCGGCACGGGCAGCGCGTTCGCGATGGCCGGCATCGGCACCCCCGGTGGCGGTGGTGCCAAGCCGGAGGCGGACTCCGCCGAGCCGGTCAGCGAAAAGGTCGCCGGTTAA
- a CDS encoding MDR family MFS transporter, with amino-acid sequence MSQATAPTRATGVDMTHRQILQALSGLLLGMFVAILSSTVVSNALPRIITELRGGQSAYTWVVTSALLATTATTPIWGKLADLTSKKLLVQISLGIYVLGSVLAGAAQGTSELIACRVLQGIGAGGLTALAQVIMATMITPRERGRYSGYLGAVMAVGTIGGPLIGGVIVDTSWLGWRWCFYVGVPFAIAALVVLQKTLHLPVVKRKAQIDWWGATLITAAVSLLLIWVSLAGGQFAWASWQSAVMVVGALVLAALAIRVETRAAEPMIPPRLFRNRTITLAVVASIAVGVGMFGASVFLGQYFQISRGQSPTMSGLMTLPMILGLLVSSTLSGRIITRTGRWKRFLVIGTALLTAGFALMGTLRADTSFTLLSVYMALVGIGLGMTMQNLVLAVQNTVGTHELGVASSTVAFFRSLGGAIGVSVLGAVLAHKVTGYTSEGLARLGIPASSSGSGGVLPDVHTLPGPLRAVVESAYGHGAGDIFLAAAPFALIALIAVSFIKEVPLRQHNGNPVSGEVERESNVAAGAGAAMVRTGEQR; translated from the coding sequence ATGAGCCAGGCGACAGCGCCCACCCGGGCGACCGGCGTCGACATGACCCACCGGCAGATTCTGCAGGCCCTCTCCGGCCTGCTGCTGGGCATGTTCGTCGCGATCCTCTCCTCCACGGTCGTCTCGAACGCGCTGCCGCGGATCATCACCGAACTGCGTGGCGGTCAGTCCGCGTACACCTGGGTGGTCACCTCGGCCCTGCTCGCGACCACCGCGACCACCCCCATCTGGGGCAAGCTCGCCGACCTGACCAGCAAGAAACTCCTGGTCCAGATCTCCCTGGGGATCTACGTACTGGGTTCGGTGCTGGCCGGTGCCGCGCAGGGCACCAGTGAGCTGATCGCCTGCCGGGTACTCCAGGGCATCGGCGCCGGCGGTCTCACCGCGCTGGCCCAGGTGATCATGGCGACCATGATCACTCCGCGCGAGCGGGGCCGCTACAGCGGCTACCTCGGTGCCGTGATGGCCGTCGGCACCATCGGCGGCCCGCTGATCGGCGGCGTGATCGTGGACACCTCCTGGCTCGGCTGGCGCTGGTGCTTCTACGTCGGTGTGCCGTTCGCCATCGCCGCGCTGGTCGTGCTCCAGAAGACCCTGCACCTGCCGGTCGTGAAGCGGAAGGCGCAGATCGACTGGTGGGGCGCCACCCTGATCACCGCGGCCGTCTCGCTGCTGCTGATCTGGGTCTCGCTCGCCGGCGGCCAGTTCGCCTGGGCCTCCTGGCAGAGCGCCGTCATGGTGGTCGGCGCCCTGGTGCTCGCCGCGCTGGCGATCCGGGTGGAGACCCGGGCCGCCGAGCCGATGATCCCGCCCCGGCTGTTCCGCAACCGCACCATCACCCTGGCCGTCGTCGCCAGCATCGCTGTCGGCGTGGGCATGTTCGGCGCCTCGGTCTTCCTCGGCCAGTACTTCCAGATCAGCCGCGGCCAGAGCCCGACCATGTCCGGCCTGATGACCCTCCCGATGATCCTCGGCCTGCTGGTGTCCTCGACGCTGAGCGGCCGGATCATCACCCGTACCGGCCGCTGGAAGCGGTTCCTGGTGATCGGTACGGCGCTGCTCACCGCCGGCTTCGCACTGATGGGCACGCTCCGGGCCGACACCAGCTTCACCCTGCTCAGCGTCTACATGGCGCTGGTCGGCATCGGCCTGGGCATGACCATGCAGAACCTGGTCCTCGCCGTACAGAACACCGTCGGCACGCACGAGCTCGGCGTGGCCAGTTCGACGGTGGCGTTCTTCCGCAGCCTGGGCGGCGCGATCGGCGTCTCCGTGCTCGGCGCGGTGCTCGCCCACAAGGTCACGGGTTACACCTCAGAGGGCCTGGCCCGGCTCGGCATCCCCGCGTCCAGCTCGGGCAGCGGTGGTGTCCTGCCCGACGTGCACACCCTGCCCGGCCCGCTACGGGCGGTGGTGGAGAGCGCGTACGGTCACGGCGCTGGTGACATCTTCCTGGCCGCCGCCCCCTTCGCGCTGATCGCGCTGATCGCGGTGAGCTTCATCAAGGAGGTGCCGCTGCGGCAGCACAACGGCAACCCGGTTTCCGGCGAGGTCGAGCGGGAATCGAACGTCGCTGCCGGCGCTGGCGCAGCCATGGTCCGTACCGGCGAGCAGAGGTGA
- a CDS encoding P-II family nitrogen regulator, whose translation MKLVTAVIKPYQLDAVKEALHALGVAGLTVSEVQGYGRQKGHTEVYRGAEYTVEFLPKIRVEVLTDEIDVDKVVDAIVGAARTGKIGDGKVWVTGVEEVVRVRTGERGLDAL comes from the coding sequence ATGAAGCTGGTGACCGCGGTCATCAAGCCGTACCAACTGGACGCGGTGAAGGAGGCCCTGCACGCCCTCGGGGTGGCCGGGCTGACCGTCAGCGAGGTTCAGGGGTACGGGCGGCAGAAGGGGCACACCGAGGTCTACCGGGGTGCCGAGTACACGGTCGAGTTCCTGCCCAAGATCCGGGTTGAGGTGCTCACCGACGAGATCGACGTCGACAAGGTCGTGGACGCCATCGTCGGGGCAGCCCGTACGGGCAAGATCGGCGACGGCAAGGTCTGGGTCACCGGTGTCGAAGAGGTCGTCCGGGTACGTACCGGCGAGCGCGGCCTAGACGCACTCTGA
- a CDS encoding HAD family hydrolase, whose protein sequence is MARERATALLLDLDGVLRRFDPAVAAGVEREYGLADGVLTEIAMQWGRLQPVLTGQVSHADWVSSVSDALAEPAGGPDQARAAVEQWQRYRGEVDTEVLDFVREVRAAGIKVGLGTNATDLLDADLAALGLVGELDVVVNSSTLGVHKPAPEYFQAACVALATPPARVLFVDDEDWAVRGARSAGLSAHRWGGHADLRYLRAALNY, encoded by the coding sequence GTGGCTCGGGAACGCGCGACGGCGCTCCTGCTGGATCTGGACGGCGTACTGCGCCGGTTCGACCCGGCGGTGGCCGCCGGGGTGGAGCGGGAGTACGGCCTCGCCGACGGAGTGCTCACCGAGATCGCGATGCAGTGGGGTCGGCTGCAGCCGGTGCTCACCGGCCAGGTCAGCCACGCCGACTGGGTGAGCAGCGTGTCCGACGCGCTCGCCGAGCCGGCCGGTGGCCCGGACCAGGCCCGGGCGGCGGTGGAGCAGTGGCAGCGCTACCGGGGCGAGGTGGACACCGAGGTGCTCGACTTCGTCCGGGAGGTGCGCGCCGCCGGGATCAAGGTCGGTCTGGGCACCAACGCCACCGACCTGCTCGACGCCGACCTGGCCGCCCTGGGCCTGGTCGGCGAGCTGGACGTGGTGGTCAACTCGTCGACGCTCGGGGTGCACAAGCCCGCCCCGGAATATTTCCAGGCCGCCTGCGTGGCCCTGGCCACCCCACCGGCCCGGGTCCTGTTCGTCGATGACGAGGACTGGGCCGTGCGGGGCGCCCGGTCCGCAGGGCTGTCGGCGCACCGGTGGGGCGGCCACGCCGACCTCCGCTACCTGCGGGCGGCCCTGAACTACTGA
- a CDS encoding DinB family protein → MTTWRAPEIDRSHEPLVADERTMLDGWLDYHRDTLLHKCAGLTAEQLRTASVEPSGLSLLGLVLHMTDVERSWFRQRFAGQDLPDLFDYATDNDADFHAAAGADAEAAFAAFRAEVEAARAATEGRSLDETFLLTRSDGTRTFSLRWAYVHMIEEYARHNGHADLIRERIDGVTGD, encoded by the coding sequence ATGACGACATGGAGAGCACCGGAGATCGACCGCAGCCACGAGCCCCTGGTCGCTGATGAGCGCACCATGCTGGACGGCTGGCTCGATTACCACCGCGACACCCTGCTGCACAAGTGCGCCGGTCTGACCGCCGAGCAGTTGCGCACGGCAAGCGTCGAGCCCTCCGGCCTGAGCCTTCTCGGGTTGGTCCTGCACATGACCGACGTCGAGCGCTCCTGGTTCCGCCAGCGCTTCGCCGGCCAGGACCTGCCCGACCTCTTTGACTACGCCACCGACAACGACGCCGACTTCCACGCTGCGGCGGGCGCCGACGCGGAGGCCGCCTTCGCCGCCTTCCGAGCCGAGGTCGAAGCGGCACGGGCGGCGACCGAGGGACGGTCCCTGGACGAGACGTTCCTGCTGACCCGCAGCGACGGGACCCGCACCTTCAGCCTGCGCTGGGCGTACGTCCACATGATCGAGGAGTACGCCCGGCACAACGGTCACGCCGACCTGATCCGGGAACGCATCGACGGCGTCACCGGCGACTGA
- a CDS encoding aminoglycoside phosphotransferase family protein, with the protein MTSDNRAYAGWREPGHPSQRLGRPYVTSQEIPLHGGNVSTVVRVGDTVRRNAGPWTPSVHALLRHLEYVGFTGAPRALGMDERNREVLSYLEGECGEYPLAPHWVTDEALVTVATMLRMFHDAQYGFTPAQGAVWRSFGPPPPDTEVICHHDAAPHNVIWRPDGTLGLIDFDLASPGARIYDVAYAAWTWVPIFADRDSITLGWKHPDRPRRLRLFADAYGLIPRDRHRLIRTIRKRIVDHVEGIRRMAAAGEPAFVRIVHKGHLRRPMRDLRLLDYERHALENALR; encoded by the coding sequence GTGACCAGTGACAACCGCGCGTACGCGGGCTGGCGTGAGCCCGGCCACCCTTCGCAGCGCCTCGGGAGACCGTACGTGACTTCGCAGGAGATCCCGCTGCACGGCGGCAACGTGAGCACCGTTGTCCGCGTCGGTGACACGGTCCGCCGCAACGCCGGGCCGTGGACACCGTCCGTGCACGCCCTGCTGCGGCACCTGGAGTACGTCGGGTTCACCGGCGCCCCACGGGCGCTCGGCATGGACGAGCGCAACCGTGAGGTGCTGTCGTACCTGGAGGGGGAGTGCGGAGAATATCCGCTCGCTCCGCACTGGGTGACCGACGAGGCGCTGGTGACCGTCGCCACCATGCTGCGGATGTTCCACGACGCGCAGTACGGCTTCACCCCGGCCCAGGGGGCGGTCTGGCGTTCGTTCGGACCCCCACCACCGGACACCGAGGTGATCTGCCACCACGACGCCGCGCCGCACAACGTGATCTGGCGGCCGGACGGCACCCTCGGGCTGATCGACTTCGACCTCGCCTCGCCGGGAGCGCGGATCTACGACGTGGCGTACGCGGCCTGGACGTGGGTGCCGATCTTCGCGGACCGGGACTCGATCACGCTGGGTTGGAAGCACCCGGACCGGCCGCGCCGGCTACGGCTCTTCGCCGACGCGTACGGGCTGATCCCCCGGGACCGGCACCGGCTGATCCGGACCATCCGCAAACGGATCGTGGACCACGTGGAGGGGATCCGTCGAATGGCCGCCGCCGGTGAGCCGGCGTTCGTCCGGATCGTGCACAAGGGCCACCTGCGCCGACCGATGCGCGACCTGCGGCTGCTCGACTACGAGCGGCACGCCCTGGAGAACGCCCTCCGCTGA
- a CDS encoding alkaline phosphatase D family protein codes for MPAAHLLIGPLLRRVVDTRATIWVETAAPAVVTVRTASGATGTAPTFSAYDHHYALVVVEGLTPDSETTYEVLVDDELVWPVPSSGFPPSVIRTRAADDRDQPVNLIFGSCRETTQHATTRKLPPDALDAYARRLMADPESNPQPDLLVLLGDQVYADVTSPTVRRLLRRRRRRPKGAPADQVVSFDEYTKLYLESWRDPEIRWLLSTVPSVMIFDDHEIIDDWNTSAAWRAEVREQPWWQERIGSGLASYWVYQHLGNLSPDEIAADPVFAKVAAAEDATSVLREFGHRVDQESDLAHDTERWRAVQYQWSYALDLGRTRLVMLDNRCSRVLEPGQRAMLPPGEWSWFLDQAHGVYDHLVVGASLPWLLPQGIHHIEAWNEKLAESRRPWVARGAEKLRRALDLEHWAAFRRSFEGLAETFARIGTGTPRQSGARVGAGPAYAPPASISVLSGDVHHSYVARARFADPAVVTPVHQLTCSPIHNQVPAGIRPLMRLGWSPGPAGATRALARSAGVRRPGLRWRKLAGPYFGNAVATLTHEGRGADVTIEGTTKDGHLRPVMRRRLSGTGQPTSP; via the coding sequence ATGCCCGCCGCACACCTCCTCATCGGCCCACTCCTGCGGCGAGTGGTGGACACCCGGGCAACCATCTGGGTGGAGACGGCAGCGCCCGCCGTGGTCACCGTCCGCACCGCCAGCGGCGCCACCGGCACCGCACCCACCTTCTCGGCGTACGACCACCACTACGCCCTCGTCGTGGTGGAGGGGCTCACTCCGGACAGCGAGACCACCTACGAGGTGCTGGTCGACGACGAGTTGGTCTGGCCGGTGCCGAGCAGCGGCTTTCCGCCGAGCGTGATCCGCACCCGGGCGGCCGACGACCGGGACCAGCCGGTCAACCTGATCTTCGGCTCGTGCCGGGAGACCACCCAGCACGCCACCACCCGAAAGCTGCCGCCGGACGCGCTGGACGCGTACGCCCGGCGGTTGATGGCCGACCCGGAGTCGAACCCGCAGCCTGACCTGCTGGTGCTGCTCGGCGACCAGGTGTACGCCGACGTCACCTCGCCCACGGTGCGGCGGCTGCTGCGTCGGCGTCGTCGGCGTCCGAAGGGCGCCCCGGCCGACCAGGTGGTGAGTTTCGACGAGTACACCAAGCTCTACCTGGAGTCGTGGCGTGATCCGGAGATCCGCTGGCTGCTCTCCACCGTGCCGAGCGTGATGATCTTCGACGACCACGAGATCATCGACGACTGGAACACGTCGGCGGCGTGGCGTGCCGAGGTCCGCGAACAGCCGTGGTGGCAGGAGCGGATCGGCAGCGGGCTCGCCTCGTACTGGGTCTACCAGCACCTGGGCAACCTCTCCCCCGACGAGATCGCCGCCGACCCGGTCTTCGCCAAGGTCGCCGCCGCCGAGGACGCGACCAGCGTGTTGCGCGAGTTCGGGCACCGGGTCGACCAGGAGTCGGACCTTGCGCACGACACCGAACGTTGGCGGGCCGTGCAATATCAGTGGAGCTACGCCCTGGACCTGGGCCGGACCCGGCTGGTCATGCTGGACAACCGGTGCAGCCGGGTCCTGGAGCCGGGCCAACGGGCGATGTTGCCGCCGGGTGAGTGGTCCTGGTTCCTCGACCAGGCGCACGGGGTCTACGACCACCTGGTGGTCGGCGCCTCGCTGCCCTGGCTGTTGCCGCAGGGCATCCATCACATCGAGGCGTGGAACGAGAAGCTCGCCGAATCGCGCCGCCCGTGGGTCGCACGCGGGGCGGAGAAGCTGCGCCGCGCTCTGGACCTGGAGCACTGGGCGGCGTTCCGGCGCTCCTTCGAGGGACTCGCGGAGACCTTCGCCCGGATCGGCACCGGCACCCCGCGGCAGTCTGGCGCGCGGGTCGGCGCCGGTCCGGCGTACGCCCCGCCAGCGTCGATCAGTGTGCTCTCCGGGGACGTGCACCACTCGTACGTGGCCCGGGCCCGGTTCGCCGACCCGGCGGTGGTCACTCCCGTGCACCAGCTCACCTGCTCGCCGATCCACAACCAGGTGCCGGCCGGTATCCGTCCGCTGATGCGGCTGGGCTGGTCGCCAGGTCCGGCTGGCGCCACTCGGGCGCTGGCTCGCTCCGCGGGGGTACGCCGTCCGGGGTTGCGCTGGCGCAAGCTGGCCGGCCCCTACTTCGGCAACGCGGTCGCCACCCTGACCCACGAGGGGCGCGGGGCGGACGTGACCATCGAGGGCACCACCAAGGACGGCCACCTACGCCCGGTGATGCGACGCCGACTCTCGGGCACCGGTCAACCGACCTCGCCGTAG
- a CDS encoding universal stress protein gives MSVGAPDREEFGPRTRPLPFERGTDGPRVIMVGVDGTRTSERAGSYAAGLARRQGASLVVVFVSSASGLTALVPGMDAGAVQRTHDELADELRRECRRGAEELGLRVTFLCRRGDAYAELRTAADEFQADMVVVGASEQAGHRLVGSVATRLVRAGRWPVVVVP, from the coding sequence ATGAGCGTGGGAGCACCGGACCGCGAGGAGTTCGGCCCCAGGACCCGTCCGCTGCCCTTCGAAAGGGGCACGGACGGCCCTCGGGTGATCATGGTCGGCGTGGACGGCACCCGCACCTCCGAGCGGGCCGGCTCGTACGCCGCCGGCCTGGCCCGCCGGCAGGGCGCCTCCCTCGTGGTGGTCTTCGTCAGCTCGGCGAGCGGGCTGACCGCCCTGGTGCCCGGGATGGACGCCGGCGCGGTGCAGCGGACCCACGACGAGCTGGCCGACGAGCTGCGCCGGGAGTGCCGGCGCGGGGCCGAGGAGTTGGGCCTGCGGGTGACCTTCCTGTGCCGGCGCGGCGACGCGTACGCCGAGCTGCGCACGGCGGCGGACGAGTTCCAGGCCGACATGGTGGTGGTGGGCGCCTCCGAGCAGGCCGGTCACCGGCTGGTCGGGTCGGTCGCCACCCGTCTGGTCCGCGCCGGCCGCTGGCCCGTCGTCGTGGTGCCCTGA